CTAGCATAATAAAAAACACGTTGAATGAATGAAATGTCTTTATCAAATACGGGATGACTCGTCGGTGTAGAGAGCGCTGGGTTCCTAGGCAGGGATCACATAGGACGATGGATGTGCGCCTCATGTGCCAATTCTCAGAGGGAGAACGGAGCGTCTCGGGCTCGACTGTCGTTGTTTGGGGTGACCCAGTGTTCAGAGAAGCTGATATTTGGTCTCAGATATTTTTGCCGGAGATTTCTGCATCCGGAACAGTCCCACAGCATGTGCGTAGCGGTAGGACGGACGCCCGTTGTATGCGTTGAGCATTCTACTGGTTCGGTGGCTTCTTTGTCTGCTTTCGTGGTCACTGTCAGCGGTCGTGTTGGGCTGGTGTCTTACGTGTCCGCCATTTAGTGATGATGTCTTCTGTCAGCGCGGCTTCGTTCCGGGCCTTATGTATTAGTACTTGATCACTGCGTGGCAGCCTCTGTGGTAGTAGTGGATGCTCGCGGAAGGTGACTTGTGCCTTGAGAGCGCGGCGTCGTTCTTGCTTTTCCACAATGATTCGCCCTTTAAAATGAGCACAACGGTGCGAAAACAATAATAAATATTAGCCTGATATTCGGGGCATTGCAGACTATAACGTTTCAACTGGATCATGACCCGAAGTGCGTAGATACTGCATACTTCTCATAGAGGTTGTACGAGTGGCTACTGGAATGTTCCGTCTGTTTGATAAGTGTGCATGTCACTGCGCGTATATAAGCCAAAGCGACTCAGGGCTGTGCAGTAGGGCTTCTCTAACACTCCCCATACTTTGAAGGTGTACTGTTTCAGAATGGAAGTTCTTAATCACTCTAGAGAGTGTTCGAGTGCTCTGAGTGCTTAGCCGGGCCGCAATGCCGTGTGGCACATGTGTTTCAGCGTGTTGTGAATTTCAAACTTCTCAAACTTTAGGTGCATAACAAAAAAGCTATGACTCTCGTAATGCCGTTTCACTGAAAGCTTTTTCACTGCTCTGTTTACATGCTCATTTTGTAATTGTATGCTTTTCCACCCCTAGGCAGGTGAATGGTATCGAGGATGCGGGGAATGCGCTTTTGGGTGGAAAACCACTCAACGCGCAGGTGCCTGAGCACGCCGGCGTCGCCCTTGTTGTGTCCCCCGATGGTCTCTACTTTTCCTACAAAGCTACAGCGCAGTGGCGGATTCCGCTCAGAACCACAGAGGATCGACGTCATGAACTAAGTGAGTGACACGCTTCGCTTCATTTTTGTTTTCACTTTTATTCTTTCTTCCACTTTCCGAAAGTGGTACTGACCTGCGAGAGCATTCGTTTCAACCAAATGTAACCATTGTATTCTTCTTGTGACAAAAAGGGAGCATGGCGTACCGTTTTTGTCACACATACCTTAGTCTTGGCCCCTTTGCGAGAACTACACTACAGTTTCACGGCGTGTGGCCAACACCGTTTCATTAGTGCCTTGGCCTTTTGCTTCGCTAAAAGGAAGCCTCTGGCTGGATCGAAGCCATTCGCACACAGGAGTATTTTGTGACGGGCCAGTACCCACGATCTCGCAAATGGCAGCGAAGACGCTGGTCAATTGGGCACCCATCTTAGATGCGAAAAGCGATTCGCTCGCCTGATTCCCGTTCCCTTCTAAACGTGCCCCGAAGTTCGTATACGTATAGAGGTGAGCGTGTTTTCATGCGTGCACGTTTGgatgtcagaaaaaaagaaaggaagctaAACAGTGATGCACCTTCACGATTCATTTCGTTTTCTAATTAATACAGCTATATATAGTATAATAAAAATTAACGCGATCATAGAAGTTTTGTTCTGTAATAATACTCGTTTTTTGGAGTTCTGCGTCTCAAAACTGTACCTGGGCTATAATACATGCCATAGTAAAGGGCTCCAAATAAATGTTTACCATTCGGAAGTCTTTAACACGCCGCTAAAGCGCACGGGAGTATTTTTCTTCTGCCCTCATCGGGCAGAAGGCAAATATGCGACTGCCAAAGATAGTTTTCTAAGTAAGGTTAATTCTGAACAATGGTATTTCAGGCACTCTCTGTGACAAAGGATTTATTTGTTTTTTCATAAACATAAATAGGAGCGCACTGAAAAGTACGAGTGAAAGCATGCTACTATAATGTGCACGCAAAAGGCCGAACAAAATGTGTAAACCAATTTTCTTTGTGCATGTGGATGTGTGCTGGGCACGAAACTCACTTGAATTTTCCCCGGTGACGTTTAGACAGTATAGAAATTTTTTTTCGCTATCCTGTATTATATATTTGGTTCtaattctatttatttatttatttatttatttatttatttatttatttatttatttatttatttatttatttattatttatttatttatttatttatttatttatttatttatttatttatttatttatttatttatttatttatttattttacaaccGTGTCATTCGATGAGCCTCCTCCTCCCAACAGTAAGCAAACGTGAACGCACGCAACGTGCAGCCAGGAAGAAAAATACTAGTGTCCATAGTTCAATGCCTTTTCTAAAAGCCTTGCTCTTAGTTGCATATTTTAAGCCGGAGATAAACGTACCATCGGCGTTTCAAGTGCAAATTTCATTGAGGTCATTCCACTGGAGGCTGGGGTTCCGACTCTGGGGATGCTCCgaagaggcgaaatgcaagaacgcccgtgtgcttgcgttgtagtgcacgttaaagaaccccaggtggtcaaaattaatccggagccctccactacggcgtgcctcataatcagaactggttttggcacgtaaaaccccagaaagaagaaggaggaATGGAGATTGGGAACGACTAGTTCTTAATGTCTAGAGCTCTCGAGCGCCAACAGTGTTACGGCACAAATACACGACGAGCAACAGTCTGTACCAAGCGGGTTGGCCTCTTTGGGCACGAATTGTACGCCATTCTGCCAGAGGACAAGACACTGACGACAGCGTCGAAGTGAGCCATGTCTATGCACAGTGAACGTATCTTTACGGATTACGAAGTAAGAAATAATGGTTTTGCAGGTCCATGCTTCAAAGACCACGGCCGTAGGTTTATACACAAGAGACGAAGAGCAGCTGATCGCAGTTACACTCGATGGAGAACTTATGTCGATATGGGCAAAATGTTTTGCCCTGGGGGTCCACAGGTGCGTTCGCTGTGCTATACATGGTCAATGAGATACGCATATGTGCAACAAGAGAACGGTATGCGAAGAAAGGGTTGCGCAGTCTGGCGCTAACCAGGTCTAACTATGCCGGTACACGTGCACTTTGGTAAAGCAGTGCTAATTAACAAGTTTTCGGATAGACGCGCCTTGTAAAGGCTATTCGTCATACAGCTGAAGTAAGTATCAATGTCTGCTTCCGTTTGAGGTACCTCTTTTGTTCTGCGAAGGCACATTCTGAATGGTGAACCCGGCGACAGAAACGTTTGCGTCCAAATGGGCTCAAGTACGCGCAACCAGTCTCTTTAATCGGGATTTATTACGTGTCCATTCATTAGACATACACACCGACTAATGCTTCTTGGCTGCGTCCCGATCGAATGGCTAATAACAATGCCCGAAACTGCGTCTCAAACTACCGGGCAGCGTTTTGGGAATTAAGATGGCGTTAGCTATCCGGTGTCGAATTTACAAAGCCGCTGGCGTTGTACCGTCCGTTCGTGAGCCCTGGCCACTCACAGCAGCTGGCGATACGACAGCCATTTGCAGAAACACAGGTAGCCTTGATTTCACTGCGTGGAATACAAAGAGAATGAATTCTGCAGCTGAGGGTTGTTTCGTTGGTTGCTTGCTTTTCCTTTatgagtggctcgtacccactatagGAGATTGACCAAGTATCTGATACGTTAGCAAAATAATTGGTCAAATTCAAACAGAAGCACTAATGAGACATTTTGAATTGGTAAAAGTactgtcacgaagataattaattcgaactcgccgaaagagaacagccttcttcaATGATGGctgacactcaagagaacgcgcacacacctgcgcccttcgccGTCTTCTccctggcgatcttgtgcctgtagtgggcagcttacttcgcgtcattactccccacgtgaaaagccGCCGCCCCGGTCGCCGGTTCGAAagggtaaagggcgacagagggcgtgggagagagttgatcagaggggcagttcttcgcgggcgtagtacggcttcatccgtactacgtggacaatttcggctcgtgctcgccgtcggctcgagctcatattagtactctgagggacgaccttgtagctcacgtcgctgagtcgcctgacgatcttgtacgggctAAAGTATCTGCGCAGCAATTTTTCTGACAGCCCTTGAcgacggacgggtgtccacacccaaacatagtcgccgggttcgtactggatgTTCCTTCGGCTACTGTTGTAACGGTGGGCGTcggcactctgctggttgcggatgcggttgcgagcaagctgtcgagcttcttcggctttctggatgatgtcgtcagcgttgtcacttcttCTTGTTCCGCtctctaccgggagcatggcgtctaaaggtgttgttacgcagcgcccataaaccagttcaaatggtgtgaatcgggtaGTTTCCGGCACAATATAGGTAATATAACACAAATATTCACGAATTTAGCTAAGGGTCTATCGATATAAGCCCGTGCTCTGTTGACGTCTTCAGCGAATAAAAccacaattaaaaaaaagcattatttgGGAGATTTTACCGCAAGGCATGAATAATAAAATAAAGTTACATAAAAGCTTCCAACTCTCCATCAGACGTGCAAGAACTGCAGCTCTCCATCAGACGTGCAAGAACTGCAGCTGTTGTTGTTACCTACATTGAATGGCATGTACCCACGAGGAGGCATTGACCAAGGTTCGCAATGGTAGCATAATGGCTGCCTTCTTTCTCGCTAACCTAATGGTCTGTATTACCTATAtttaagtaataataataaataccaAAAAAACATTGAAAAGTGATCATGCCAATTTCTGATGAAGCCGCTAGTGAATTAAAATATGCAAACCAGTTGTGAGTAATTAGAAAAAAGATGTATATCAGGCTCCCTGTAGCAATCATGTACTCATGTACTCATGTACTCATATACTTCCTTTCAGGCACGAGCAAGGGCGCTCGCACCAAAAGATAAAATATAAATTAGTGAGGGGCTAACGACAATACGCGATATGGGTTGCTCTAAGTATGCCATTCTTTCGGTGTTATATCTTCGGAAAAGTAGTAAACAAAATGGTCTAATGATTCTACATCACCGCGTGACGCACGAAGGTTCGATGGTGCGAACCCACAGCTAGGACAGTATAACGAGAAGCTATTCCATTGTGAtattattccaatctcctgacgtcaaacttacgtGACCACCTTGACAGGTTCGGGttcttttttctgtatttttatctgttttttttttatctaagtGGCTCACAAAAAGTGAGGAGCgagcagaagtggagagggtatTCGGggggccgagctagcgcagtgaaagtagataacagGATGAGGAGAGTGGTGCTCGTGTCTGAAATaggtccgcttccccttacttagcttAGTGATGTGGTATatatgccgaaagggctcgacaacatTATACTGCCATGCAAAAAATTTCTATTATACCCAAGTAAATCCATTCTCCGCCGCATCTCCGAGCAGCCAATGCCaaagtgatcggcgggcagccatcctCTATTCCTTTCGAAACATGGCAGTCTCCGACTATTCCGAAAAGCTTtcacttttgttcggcatattaatgcatctttattGCGTtcatgtcactttgacgtggtgggtttacgcggttttgtgacgtcgcgtggcaAGCAGGTGAAGTGGTCGCAGTCTGAAATTTTTTTGACCAATAGTGGAGGGTTAATGGCGAAAAATGCGCACAATCTGAAAGAATGTCTGTTCTTTCAATATCGCTTGCTGCTCTTATAATAAAGTTACCTAAATTTATTTGTTGCGTAGAAAAATGCGCAGTCGTCTTAGATATTATTTTGCGCCGGTAGGGAAAACTAGATTAGGACCTACTTCTTTGGACGCGCAATATTTTGAAGCCGTGCTGCGATTCCAGCATGGTGGTTTTTCAGTGCAAGTGGTGTGCCTGCAAGATGAGTCTCATGTCCGGAAGAGAATATTTTACCTTGTTCGTGGTACAAACGCCCGAGTAAGTTTCACAAGGACCATCGCACAGCGGCGTCTACCAAAAGGAGGAGGAGAATGCTGTGCACCATGGAGAAGCCCAGCCCAGGCGGAGGCACCACGGGGGGCACGTTCACCTCGAGCGTGCCCAAGATCATGGTGTTCCGTCCCACCTTGGAGGAGATGCAGGACTTCTCCAAGTACCTAGAGCACATGGAGTCCATGGGGGCACACAAGGCCGGCCTGGCCAAGATCATCCCACCTAAGGAGTGGATCTCACGCAAGGGTGGCTACGATGACATCGAGATGGATATTCCATCGCCCATCTCGCAAGTGGTGTCGGGAGGCCAGGGCCTGTACCAGCAGTACAACATCCAGAAAAAGTCCATGACTGTCAAAGAATTTCGGCGTGTGGCccaaagtgatgtctgggccggagagctcccatggcggccatttcccatgtggcgccccaagcacctattgaggtggggacgccttcgggttaaggacaaacacccctttccaagcgttgaggtcccataatggctgagcaccaggccaggagcgcgcttgtacctattttaccggtaggtacccggcggcagcacttgcctcccacagccgtggcggatgctcgtcaacaaggccgtctgtggttggacggCAGGTTGTCGCGGTTTTCGCGATATCACGTcatagacaggcgaagttggggtGGCTggaaaaatgtttgaccaatcgcggagggCTTGTGGCAAAAATGGAATAAAAACAGGTTGGAAtggctttacgttatagcgtccctACTCATTCTAACATATCGTCGGCCACcagttctttcttttattttattgcacgTTCCTTAGTATGATACATGAAAAAGTCGACAGTGGCTGGACCCATAGCCAGAGGCTAGTACTGGTTCTAAATTGAGATGTGTAATTACAGGCAAGCGAtcgtgttaaaataaaagcaAACAATATCGGAAAAAATTTTTCATCATACAGTTTCACGCTAAAACATAAAATATGGGCGAAAAAAGTATTAAGTAGATGACGAATCAGTTTAGTAATACGGGCGAACAAAACTACAAACACGTAAGGAAATACAAAGATATATCAAAATATTGCGGAAGCCATTTACAAGGATTTTAGAAAGGCATCTATGAAAAGTAACCGAGTAGAAAGCAGAGACGCATACAAGTCACGTTGAAGTTACAAAGCCTCTTCTGCCGTGACAGCAATGGCTACTGCCATTCTCACGACGTGAAGAGGTTACTGAAGCCGGAACATGATGAATTGGCGCCAGCCCTCTCGCTACCGCAATGTTGTACTGTTGTGCCGAGACAACGCGCTCTGTAAACAATGGAGTACGGGAAAGTTATTTATGCGCAAGTAGCTACTTATCTCTTAACTCCATTCTCGAAAGTTATCATATTTCCCTGGTTGAGTACGTTCACTCCAGTATATATGCGCCTGACGAGAGGGAATATCTCAGCTCGGGAGAGCGAGAAAAATGGAGTTAAGCACGGGACACACAGTTATTCGCGCAAAAGTATTTGCCAGCGCTCGCGTTGTTCTGCCACTGGTCGCCACAGTAGACCCCCCTTTCTTCTTCTGTAATAAAGGTAGAAAAACTCGTACACTCGAGGCTTCGTGATTCTTTCACTAGCGTGATCCACAAGAACATGCACACGAATAAAAAGGACTGCACGGGTGAAGCGCTTTACTCGTACAGTCTGGTTCCCTAGTGTTTGTGTCCCTGTGCTCTGGTACGTACGCTAGCGCAAAAATTATGGAACatcaccaaccagcccagtttcTATCATTGTAGACTCGAGGCACGCATGGATGAGCTTGATTACGCTGTATAATCACAATAGGCAAAGTAAGTTAGCTTTCGGGTATGTTGCGTGTACGGTATACATGTACCTACACACGTCCACGCCGACGGGATCAAGTCTGCCACATAAGAGCTAGGTCTGCTTGCAATACTTGTTCACGGAACGTATTTGTTTCGACAATTCTCCTCCATTATTGACTACGGTCATCCGGGGTTGACAAGGCAGGAGTGTTAGCTGGAAGCTTAGATTTACACCATCAGGCTCGTCTCCCCGATGTAAGCCTAGAGAGTATCAAGGAGCGGCTTTCGCTGATGGTACTCTTCAACGGGTGGAGTCCACTCTCGGGACGTTGATGCTTTAGAGGTGAGCGGCAGGCTCCGTAGCGGTGAGGATGGCGGGATGGAGCGACATTACATGTTCGGTGTCAGCCGCCGTCGCGTAGTGCCACCTTTTGCATCGCCGGTAGGCTGCTCTGGACCATGAATTCGGCGGTTCGGTCCTGCTGTTGTCTGAAAAAACGTTGCATAGTTAAATGTAATCAGAGCTATACTTGCTCTGGTTACATTTTACTAGTGCCACAGAAAACATATCATGATGATCAGTCGTGAATTTGTCAGTTTAGTTTACCCAACGCCATTAGATGAGCCCATGCATGGTGCTACCTCGTGAAGTCTTCCGACATAACTCCTCCAATGAACCAAGTGTACGGGAAACAGCATCAGCCTTATTGGATttcgcgagagaaaaaaaaggcaaaattATACTTGTCACCAAAATGTGCTGTTTATGACATTAGCAATAAATATACCTTCGGTTTCTCTCTTATACGGTAGTAAGTGTAGGTATAAAATGTTACTTTTTTTAATGCTATACCAGCGTAGGCGTTTCATTCCACTTCTTCTTAATTATATGGCTAGGCAGTTCTCGATTAGATGTAGGTGTGGAATTGTATAGCTTTATAACAACCAAGTGCCATGTGCAGGACCCGTCAACTACATGGATCACAATGACCCGTCGCTATAGTGCAACCACTctaatgtactatcgaccaaaaaagtttacggaccacgcgatctgagaaaacgctaaatatccgagcagcctttaaatgtagccagtaaaaccgcacatcacaatgttgttcttGCCAGTAGAAGCTGGAAAgaggaataccaggctgcgttttgaggctgaggagatattcagctttttgtcagatcccttggtccgtaaacatttttggtcgatagtacgtacaCTGCATACGAATGAACTCTTgtattgatgtttttttttcatcttaatAATTCCCAGCAGCGTGCAAAATGATAGTTTGTCGACAAGTTGCAGGAGAAAATTTTGAGCGAAATGCGATCCCTTGAAACGTACTTCTGACGTCATTACGGCTCGCCTGAACGGTGCCACGGCTTCGATTTTATGTTTTGCGATGACTGCGCTGTAAGTTCGGTCAAAATGTGTTCAGTATGCTTATTTATGCGAGCGCGTTCCACATAGTACTAATTTTGGCCATGGAAAGAGCGCTATTAACACGCGGTGGTAAAAGATGGGCGCCCCGACCTCGTCAACGTCACGGCGGAAAATACACCGCAAATACCGTAATGTATTTGCCATTTTGTACTCAGTAACAACATTATCCGTTAATGAAGCTCTAGGATCAGAGTTCACCTGATGCAATTTCGTATAATCCCGGATGTGTTCATGAGTGTATACGACTGCTTGtcctaactctttttttttttttcttttgcagaattACGGCACGTAATTCTGCAAAATTATTAGGCTCTGCAAAGCTCACTGTGCTTCCGCATACGTTGCGCACGTTGCTACACGCAAGTAAACGTGCTCGTAGTAGCAATGTGTGCTCTTTCCCATCTTGAGTCGTTCCCAGTCAAGAAGGTGGTCATGGTTTAACGCGGCACTTGAGCCCGCGTCTGGCCTCTCCGCGTTTTCCATCTCCTCCGCTGGTTTGATCAGCGCCCGTCATCCAGCGAGTGCACAAGGGTTGAGGTATTCATGTACACAGCGCCATCAACAAGCGTTGGAGACGTCGCCGAAATTTCAACCTCATCGCCGTGCGCTTGAGCTGTTTGCGGATGCACAGCCTGCTTGTCAGTCATTCTGCTGGTCTACCTCGCGACGCGCACTTGTTTCTTCTTGGTTTCGCCCCGCCTGTTTTATGCACTTCTGAAAACAGCGCTGTACCTATTGTGACATTGGCTTCCTTTTCCATAATGCATGTGTGCGCGCAAGTCATCTTGCTGGGGACTCGAGCTTggtcgaaatgccgccgccgggCCGCAAAACCGACTCCCCGGAGAATAAAGCCCGGCAGCCGTTACTGCCCGACTTTCGTGCGTTCCGGTTACGTCTCCTGTGCGCGCCACACTCGTGGACTGCCTTTTGCGAACGCTTCTTTGTCGTTGTTTTTCACTGTTCTCTCACTTGTCTCGCGTCCTACTTGTCTTCGGAGTGGTGAAGAGGCGCCCTTCTCCAGTTTCTAAGCATTCAAGGCAAAGCTAAACTATTTCTCTTTCCAGCTACTTCTTTGTCTCAACCTTCGAGTTTACTTATACAGCCGCTTGTCAGCAGCGGATCCTTTTGTTCCTCGTTTCTTGCATTATTTGAGCAGAAACCACTGTGTCCCGACTGTTCGTGTATCGTTTCCCGTCACCGACCCGTTATCTGGCGGCGCGTGAGGCAGGAAATGGTTGTTCTTGGTGACGCGTCGTggctattacttttttttttctccttgagATCGTAGTTCCCTCGGAACAGgactatttattttatttctaccGGAACTGCCAGCCTCGCTTCGCTTTTCAGAATATATATAAATATGTTTCAACGAGAACTGAAATATTGCTTTGTGTGTGTTGATGGTACGCGATGATTGATCTACATCCTTTGTTCCGGCATCTCTGCTCAGTGACgacgccggttggtgtggccgcatTTTGTCCGCGCTTGCTGCTTACCGTTCAACACGATGATCCCGTTTCCCAAGTCAGCGCTGCATAATTCTGAGTAAAGTATAAACACTTACTGCTGGCGCTGTTTTCATATTCGCTCCTGTTGCTGATATCACGAGTGTCAAAACTTGCATTAGTTTCCCTTCATTCATATATGAGAAGAATAACAGTAAAGCGTGATCTTATGCGTGCGTCcttgttttcttcgtgcttcaCCGCAGGCGTTGTTACCCTGCTTCGCTTTTGACTAAGTTGAGCGAGATATTGCGATTCCTTTCCGTAAACTGCCGCGCTGGTCATCGTTCAGTTTCGGTAccaaaaaatatatatgtattaGGAAGAGACGTGACCCTTGCGGTGGGTTATCTTTTTACGTAACCATGCAATTTTCCTCTTGGCGACGGCGTCTGCCGAATTCCAAACATAGATCATACTTGAATTTTTCCTAGCAGAATCCTTCAATTAAATTTCAGTCAGGCATGTCGCTTGTCTTGCGGAGGGCGGAGGGAGATAGAAGTGTGAAGTTGTGGGAGTTGACTGTCACGCGCTGTTTCCTGTGCTTGCTGATCAAAATGGTAGACGTGGTAGAAAATGTTTGTTACAAATGAGATGCCAATGAagctcttattattattattattattattattattattattattattattattattattattattattattattattattattattattattattattattattcactgTGCCCATGCACCAGCATTCATACcctagggttgttcctgggcacgttaaatgaACAACAGATTGATCGATTACTACTGTTACTATTGTGGGACGTATGTCCGCATACGTTTTCACGAAACCAagagagaggcagagagagaaaaagtgcagggaggttaaccagacgcaagtctgcggtttgctaccctgcacgcggCTTGGGGAAAACGGGTTTTGAAAGAagggaggaggagaaaaaaaattagtaTCTACTACTATACAGGCGTTCACTGAGTCCAGCGGATCGCAAGAAGCCCAACAATGCTTTAACAGGCTTCTGGTGGGACATCGAGTCACGTCTATGTTGGATGATTATCTCTTCTGACAGAGGTCGGTCGTCGCACTTGTTGAGTATAGCGGTAAGTGAGCATCTCTGGGCAAAATACTGCGGACACTGGCACAGACTGATGGTTTCCTCTTCACCGTAATGATCACAGGCTGTGCTGTCGGCCATGCCTATTCGGAAGGcataggcattggtgaacgccaCGCCCAACTATAGTCTGCATAAaagggtcgcgtctcttcggATAAGACCTGATGGTTAGCGAAGGCTCAAGTTAGGGCCCAGGAAATGTCACGTGTGTCTGAAGCTGGGTCCGTTCCAATCGCGCACGTGCATTGACGTGAAAATATGCGAAGTTTTTTTGAGCATGTGTTTTTGAAAACGGAATGGATAAATGATGGGTTTCTCCGGTCGGTTAATCGGGCCGCTTCATCCGCACGTTCATTACTGATAATTGCCACCATGGCGCGGTAACCACTGAAAAATGACGCGGTGTGCCTTCTCAGTAAAACCTCCACTAGTCGGCAAATTGGCACCATTTGTATGCAGCGCATGAGGTGCAACTCGATGAGTTCTCTTCTCTCAACTTCTCTCAAAGTTGAGTTGAGCGTTAGCATTATATGTCGTGTCGTATGCTGTGTATGTGCTCACATTTTTTTACGCTAATTTCTAATGCGCGTGAACCAATTTCCCTTAAAACGTATCTTGCCATGTG
The DNA window shown above is from Dermacentor silvarum isolate Dsil-2018 chromosome 1, BIME_Dsil_1.4, whole genome shotgun sequence and carries:
- the LOC119449558 gene encoding probable lysine-specific demethylase 4B translates to MEKPSPGGGTTGGTFTSSVPKIMVFRPTLEEMQDFSKYLEHMESMGAHKAGLAKIIPPKEWISRKGGYDDIEMDIPSPISQVVSGGQGLYQQYNIQKKSMTVKEFRRVAQRPVNYMDHNDPSL